A part of Phosphitispora fastidiosa genomic DNA contains:
- a CDS encoding polymorphic toxin type 33 domain-containing protein, with protein sequence MMLGENSHYRVSGVTFPAGTTFAYRYDAAGNLTQMVDPTGTTDYYYINGRLDTASHSGTGTDLKYQYDSLGSLTAVNALKGTDTLYSNQYHYNERNLLDQLTDTNGQTYTFSYDDVGNITRINYPNNTYTSFAHDNANRVENITNAAAGGLAFLTYDYIYDHNSRRTQMTVNNTDVSAYQYDDIGQLVQVTDSRGTFTYQYDGTGNRTGMTGPGGTVNYIYDEANRLLQAGNTTYGYDNNGNRTSMTDASGATGYTYDYNNRLTGIQTPGGLVNYTYDGLGALLNRESTVSGSVYYLNNGLNAILESETADFSDPTQFTLGTGGLLGQINPDTTAQYFYYDILGSLGAVGDQSGNITGAYRYDPWGTVTEQTGFETNRSYIGKYGVTDEPEAGLIHMGARFYDPATGAFLQTDPVKGSIGNPYSMVPYIYALNDPVNLIDPEGEMPSSAWFNQKQREWANSARTIQSFLRSRGFLGKNGKQLPVTGTYGENTKEAHWNYYLFREAIGDPHNPGEMTDNYYARNWTDLAKEELVKWFAGKGEDVKQLQIFLRNKGYLDGKYVTGYFGAITRDALTNYMYGNKKVSQPSVAKTAASGQGTGGTGAKQQGWGQKALETANTAFQWLDDAGNALMIGNPIPNTGHPATFLDDSAGGLIAGLGKVGKFLSKLAKGDDIAEGANDVTKITSEVVRSIQKVDDKYLKKLGVDAHELKKEVLGQKAKISRYDIYVDKDTKELFVYLKGGQGQGIATGEFIK encoded by the coding sequence ATGATGTTAGGAGAAAATTCGCACTACAGGGTAAGCGGGGTTACCTTCCCTGCTGGAACAACCTTTGCTTACCGGTATGATGCCGCCGGGAATCTGACTCAGATGGTTGACCCCACAGGAACCACAGACTATTATTATATTAACGGGCGTCTGGATACTGCGTCACATTCCGGAACCGGAACTGACCTCAAATACCAGTACGATTCCCTGGGCAGCTTGACCGCGGTCAATGCCCTGAAAGGCACAGATACACTCTATTCAAACCAATACCATTATAATGAACGCAATCTTCTTGACCAGTTAACAGATACCAATGGACAGACATATACCTTTAGTTATGATGATGTTGGCAACATAACCCGGATCAACTATCCCAATAATACCTATACCTCATTTGCACATGATAATGCCAACAGGGTAGAGAACATCACAAATGCAGCAGCAGGCGGCTTAGCCTTCCTAACCTATGACTACATATATGACCATAACAGCCGCCGCACCCAAATGACTGTCAACAACACAGATGTATCTGCTTATCAATATGATGATATTGGTCAGCTTGTCCAGGTAACCGACAGCCGCGGCACTTTCACCTATCAGTATGACGGTACAGGTAACCGTACCGGAATGACCGGACCCGGCGGAACCGTAAACTACATCTATGACGAAGCCAACAGGCTGCTTCAGGCCGGAAACACCACGTATGGCTATGATAACAACGGCAACAGAACAAGCATGACTGATGCCAGTGGCGCCACCGGTTACACCTATGACTATAACAACAGACTGACAGGCATACAAACGCCGGGTGGCTTAGTAAACTACACTTATGACGGGCTGGGCGCACTGCTGAACCGGGAAAGCACGGTATCAGGCTCTGTATACTACCTGAATAACGGCCTCAATGCTATCCTGGAAAGTGAAACAGCAGACTTCAGCGACCCCACCCAGTTCACTCTCGGGACAGGCGGCCTACTGGGGCAGATTAATCCTGACACCACAGCCCAATACTTCTATTATGACATCCTGGGCAGTCTGGGCGCTGTCGGTGACCAGAGCGGAAATATTACCGGAGCATACCGCTATGACCCCTGGGGAACTGTAACTGAACAGACGGGATTTGAAACGAACCGCAGCTATATAGGGAAATACGGGGTGACGGATGAACCTGAAGCCGGTCTAATACACATGGGAGCCCGGTTCTATGACCCGGCAACAGGGGCATTCCTGCAGACAGACCCGGTAAAAGGCAGTATTGGCAATCCATACAGCATGGTCCCATATATCTATGCCTTAAACGACCCGGTGAACCTTATCGACCCTGAAGGTGAAATGCCCTCTTCCGCATGGTTTAACCAAAAGCAGCGGGAATGGGCCAACTCAGCCAGGACAATCCAGAGCTTCCTGAGATCCAGAGGCTTCCTGGGCAAAAACGGCAAACAGCTTCCGGTAACAGGCACATATGGTGAGAATACTAAGGAGGCCCATTGGAATTATTACCTGTTCAGGGAAGCGATAGGTGATCCGCATAACCCCGGTGAAATGACAGATAATTACTATGCAAGAAATTGGACAGATTTAGCTAAAGAGGAATTAGTGAAATGGTTTGCCGGAAAAGGTGAAGATGTCAAACAGCTGCAGATATTCCTGAGGAATAAGGGTTATCTGGATGGGAAATATGTAACCGGATATTTTGGCGCGATAACCAGAGACGCTTTGACTAACTATATGTACGGCAATAAAAAGGTTTCTCAGCCGAGTGTGGCTAAGACTGCGGCAAGTGGTCAGGGGACGGGTGGAACTGGAGCAAAGCAACAAGGATGGGGACAGAAAGCATTAGAGACTGCTAACACGGCTTTTCAGTGGTTAGATGATGCTGGGAACGCACTAATGATAGGAAATCCCATTCCGAATACTGGTCATCCTGCTACTTTTTTGGATGATTCGGCTGGCGGATTAATTGCTGGCTTGGGTAAAGTTGGAAAGTTTCTTAGCAAACTTGCCAAGGGAGATGACATAGCCGAAGGTGCAAATGACGTAACTAAAATAACCAGCGAAGTAGTCCGAAGCATCCAGAAGGTTGATGATAAGTATTTAAAGAAACTTGGAGTTGATGCTCACGAACTAAAAAAGGAAGTTCTAGGTCAAAAGGCTAAGATATCAAGGTATGACATTTATGTTGATAAGGATACAAAAGAGCTTTTTGTTTACTTGAAGGGAGGACAGGGTCAAGGTATAGCTACTGGCGAATTTATCAAATAG